The following are encoded in a window of Bacillus xiapuensis genomic DNA:
- a CDS encoding YihY/virulence factor BrkB family protein: MAFSKEDARIFFKHLFYRVKESDASDIAAQMAYFFLLALFPLLIFTVTLFAYLPINQADLFLLIEDIAPKDTIEMIRHTMDEVLANRSGGLLSFGIIATIWSASNGMNAVIKGLNHAYDVEETRPFYLSRGMSVLLTLALIVVVAAALVLQVFGKQIGVFAADYLGASEQFLELWNWLRWLALPLLLLIVFVGLYYLAPNVQIQCITVLPGALFASIGWVVVSLGFSFYVNNFGNYTATYGSIGGIIVLMIWFYLSALIILIGGEINALRNDQKADS, encoded by the coding sequence TTGGCGTTCAGTAAAGAGGATGCAAGGATATTTTTCAAGCATTTATTTTATAGGGTCAAAGAATCTGATGCTTCGGATATTGCCGCTCAAATGGCTTACTTTTTTCTGTTAGCGCTGTTTCCTTTGTTAATCTTTACGGTTACACTGTTTGCATATTTGCCGATTAACCAGGCAGATTTGTTCTTACTTATTGAAGACATTGCACCGAAGGATACGATTGAAATGATTCGCCATACAATGGATGAAGTATTAGCGAACCGCAGCGGCGGTCTTTTGTCATTTGGTATTATTGCGACCATTTGGTCAGCTTCTAACGGAATGAATGCTGTCATTAAAGGGTTAAATCACGCTTATGACGTCGAGGAAACGCGGCCGTTTTATTTGAGCAGGGGCATGTCGGTTCTGCTCACGCTCGCTTTGATTGTAGTTGTTGCGGCCGCGCTGGTCCTGCAGGTTTTTGGCAAACAAATAGGTGTATTCGCCGCCGATTATTTAGGAGCGTCCGAGCAGTTTCTGGAGCTTTGGAACTGGCTTCGCTGGCTGGCATTGCCGCTTTTATTATTGATCGTCTTTGTGGGGCTGTATTATTTGGCTCCCAACGTTCAAATTCAATGCATTACCGTATTGCCGGGAGCGCTATTCGCTTCTATTGGCTGGGTCGTTGTTTCCCTCGGCTTTTCCTTCTATGTTAATAACTTTGGCAACTACACAGCCACATACGGGAGCATCGGTGGCATCATTGTTCTGATGATTTGGTTCTATCTCTCTGCTTTAATCATCTTAATCGGCGGGGAAATCAACGCCCTCAGAAATGATCAAAAAGCCGATAGCTAA
- a CDS encoding YtxH domain-containing protein, which produces MGKGKFFAGMAIGAVVGGLITLTDRQTRSEMKEYGKHVYHLAKNPQQIADSSKAVIEKSKEMFQQVNEDVGFIRDKVDSLMDLSPQVKDLVDETKAAFVPNMKKEDIASDHSAMNE; this is translated from the coding sequence ATGGGGAAAGGTAAATTCTTTGCTGGTATGGCCATTGGTGCCGTTGTAGGAGGGCTTATAACGCTGACGGATCGGCAGACAAGGTCGGAGATGAAGGAGTACGGAAAGCATGTGTATCATCTGGCGAAAAACCCTCAGCAAATTGCTGATTCTTCAAAAGCGGTCATTGAGAAGTCGAAAGAAATGTTTCAGCAGGTCAATGAAGATGTCGGCTTCATTCGCGACAAGGTAGACAGTTTAATGGACTTGTCCCCTCAAGTGAAGGACCTAGTTGATGAAACGAAAGCGGCTTTTGTTCCTAATATGAAGAAAGAGGATATAGCATCTGATCATTCGGCAATGAATGAATAA
- a CDS encoding low molecular weight protein-tyrosine-phosphatase translates to MIKVLFVCLGNICRSPMAEAMFRDLLKRERLEHIIAVDSAGTGHWHIGEPPHKGTLDVLNKNGVNSEGLKARQLVEEDAERFHYIVAMDADNVIHIKQKFALSRHQKVFKLLDLVDDAETTDVPDPYYTGNFEEVYRLIQKGNEALLRKIKREHDLN, encoded by the coding sequence ATGATCAAAGTACTGTTTGTTTGTCTGGGGAATATTTGCCGGTCGCCGATGGCTGAAGCGATGTTTCGGGATTTGTTAAAGAGGGAAAGATTAGAGCATATTATTGCAGTGGATTCTGCTGGAACAGGTCACTGGCATATTGGCGAACCTCCTCATAAAGGTACGTTGGATGTTTTGAACAAGAATGGAGTAAATAGCGAGGGGCTGAAGGCTAGACAGCTGGTGGAGGAAGACGCTGAGCGGTTTCATTACATTGTAGCGATGGATGCGGACAATGTTATACATATTAAACAGAAGTTTGCTTTAAGCCGCCATCAGAAGGTGTTCAAGCTGTTGGATTTAGTGGATGATGCCGAAACAACCGATGTGCCGGATCCTTATTATACAGGCAACTTTGAAGAGGTGTACCGATTAATTCAAAAAGGAAATGAAGCGCTCCTGCGGAAAATTAAACGGGAGCATGATCTAAACTAA
- the motB gene encoding flagellar motor protein MotB, with translation MAKGRRKKHEEDHVDESWLIPYADILTLLLALFIVLFASSSVDVKKFQMISQSFNSVLGGGTGVMEYPSPVPPESMKDGEVEEGSKKETSGLGKQDRQELSEMQKNISKYIEKNNLQGKVQTALNGEGLLLRIRDNVLFDSGVAEIRPEEIRSAREISRLLEMDRPRNIIISGHTDNVPIKNANFDSNFELSAMRAVNFMKVILENKNLDPRLFSAKGYGEYQPVASNRTSIGKARNRRVEILILPQGEKEMNGKQAG, from the coding sequence ATGGCTAAAGGAAGAAGAAAGAAGCACGAAGAAGATCACGTAGATGAATCATGGCTCATTCCTTATGCCGATATTTTGACCTTGCTGCTAGCGCTGTTTATTGTGCTATTTGCTTCAAGTTCAGTAGACGTGAAGAAATTTCAAATGATTTCCCAGTCTTTTAATAGCGTGTTAGGAGGCGGGACGGGCGTGATGGAATATCCGAGTCCCGTTCCTCCCGAGTCGATGAAGGACGGGGAAGTGGAAGAGGGCAGCAAGAAAGAGACAAGCGGCCTTGGAAAGCAAGACCGTCAAGAACTCTCAGAAATGCAAAAGAATATTTCAAAATATATTGAGAAGAACAACTTGCAGGGCAAAGTTCAAACTGCATTAAACGGTGAAGGGCTGCTCTTAAGAATTCGGGACAATGTATTATTTGATTCCGGAGTGGCTGAAATTCGCCCGGAGGAAATTCGGTCTGCCCGGGAAATCTCCCGGCTGTTGGAAATGGACCGGCCCCGCAATATCATTATTAGCGGCCATACGGATAATGTGCCGATCAAAAATGCCAACTTTGACTCCAACTTTGAGCTGAGCGCAATGCGTGCTGTGAATTTCATGAAGGTTATTTTGGAGAACAAAAACCTTGACCCTCGCTTGTTCAGCGCCAAGGGATATGGGGAGTATCAGCCCGTCGCTTCCAACCGCACAAGTATTGGAAAAGCGCGAAACCGCCGGGTGGAAATTCTGATTTTGCCCCAAGGAGAAAAAGAAATGAACGGGAAGCAAGCAGGCTGA
- a CDS encoding DUF1128 domain-containing protein, translated as MDLSVKSPENIEYMIDQITSKLRMVNVGAVKAEHFNESSYEDLKDLYEMVKRKSNFSPSEMQAIAEELGNLKK; from the coding sequence GTGGATCTTTCTGTTAAGTCGCCAGAAAATATTGAATATATGATTGACCAAATCACGTCCAAGCTGCGCATGGTGAATGTAGGCGCTGTTAAGGCGGAGCATTTTAATGAATCTTCCTATGAAGATTTAAAAGACCTTTATGAAATGGTTAAGCGCAAAAGCAATTTCAGCCCAAGCGAAATGCAAGCCATCGCCGAAGAACTGGGAAATTTAAAAAAATAA
- the motA gene encoding flagellar motor stator protein MotA, which produces MDKSSIIGIILGLIAVGVGMVFKGVSPAVLINPAAILIIILGTIAAVTIAFPTSELKKVPKLFGILFKEEKNMTPQEVIRLFTGWAELARKEGLLALESKTNEIEDPFLKNGLSLSIDGQSADYIRDVLNEELAAMEERHGAGAGIFTQAGTYAPTLGVLGAVVGLISALGNMEDTDALGQAISAAFVATLMGIFTGYVLWHPFANKLKRKSKQEVKVKEMMIEGILSILEGEAPRVLEQKLASYLPAEEKKKLLEESVEANG; this is translated from the coding sequence ATGGATAAAAGTTCAATCATTGGAATTATACTAGGCCTAATTGCTGTCGGCGTAGGTATGGTATTTAAGGGAGTTAGCCCGGCCGTGTTAATTAACCCGGCAGCGATTTTAATTATTATCTTGGGAACGATCGCAGCCGTGACGATCGCTTTCCCTACAAGTGAATTGAAAAAGGTGCCAAAGCTGTTCGGTATTTTGTTTAAAGAGGAGAAAAACATGACTCCTCAAGAAGTGATTCGATTGTTTACAGGCTGGGCGGAGCTGGCCCGCAAAGAAGGCTTGCTGGCTCTTGAATCTAAAACAAATGAAATTGAAGATCCTTTTCTGAAAAACGGATTAAGCTTATCTATTGATGGTCAAAGCGCGGATTATATCCGCGACGTGCTCAATGAAGAACTGGCAGCTATGGAAGAACGCCATGGGGCCGGGGCGGGCATATTTACGCAGGCTGGAACATACGCTCCGACTTTAGGAGTGCTCGGAGCGGTTGTCGGACTGATCTCGGCTCTTGGAAACATGGAGGATACCGACGCGCTCGGCCAGGCCATTTCAGCTGCGTTCGTAGCCACGCTGATGGGAATCTTTACAGGATACGTGCTTTGGCATCCATTTGCGAATAAGTTAAAGCGAAAGTCAAAGCAGGAAGTGAAAGTAAAAGAAATGATGATTGAAGGGATTCTCTCTATTTTAGAAGGAGAAGCGCCGCGCGTGCTGGAGCAAAAGCTGGCTTCTTACTTGCCTGCAGAGGAAAAGAAAAAGCTATTGGAAGAGAGTGTAGAGGCCAATGGCTAA
- a CDS encoding type 1 glutamine amidotransferase domain-containing protein, producing the protein MGKKIAVLVTDMFEDSEYTEPVKAFKEAGHEIVNIEKQAGKTVTGKQGKDTVTIDKGIDQASPNEFDALLLPGGFSPDQLRADDRFVTFTKAFMDAKKPVFAICHGPQLLITAKALEGRDATGYKSIKVDMEYAGANYHDQEVVVCQNQLVTSRTPDDLPAFNRESLKLLEK; encoded by the coding sequence ATGGGAAAGAAAATTGCCGTATTAGTTACAGACATGTTTGAGGATTCAGAGTACACAGAGCCTGTGAAAGCCTTTAAGGAAGCCGGCCATGAAATTGTTAACATCGAGAAGCAAGCTGGAAAAACTGTGACAGGCAAGCAAGGAAAAGACACGGTCACCATAGACAAAGGCATTGATCAAGCATCACCGAACGAGTTTGACGCTCTGTTGCTGCCGGGCGGTTTTTCTCCTGATCAGCTCCGCGCAGACGATCGCTTTGTTACATTCACGAAAGCCTTTATGGATGCGAAGAAGCCTGTATTCGCGATCTGCCACGGCCCGCAGCTGCTGATTACAGCTAAAGCATTAGAAGGCCGCGACGCTACAGGCTACAAATCCATTAAAGTAGACATGGAGTATGCGGGCGCCAACTACCATGATCAAGAAGTCGTCGTTTGCCAAAATCAATTAGTGACAAGCCGAACACCAGATGATCTTCCAGCGTTTAACCGTGAATCACTGAAGCTTCTGGAAAAATAA
- a CDS encoding alanine/glycine:cation symporter family protein → MENFVEWIESFSAWLWGPPLITVLALSGIYMTVKLGFFQFRYPIYIFQQTLGSIFKKPKGEGTVTPLQALTSALSSTIGAANIVGVPAAIMFGGPGAVFWMWVIAIVGMALKFSESVLAVHYREKNENGEFVGGPMYYMTKGLNMKWLGIWFSFALMIELIPSLMVQGNSVASTVKQTFEIDGLYTGIVIAVITALVVFGGIKRIGKVTEVFVPIMALIYLGGAFAILLINLDQVPAVLELIFVHAFQPMSAVGGFAGAAVAETIRWGFARGLYSNEAGLGTAPIAHAAATTDHPVRQGFWAIIGIVIDTLVICSATAFVILSTGVWKQGGAADQTSALTTIAFTESFGRFGSYLVTISLVFFVLSTIIVVVFYGAKQAEFLFNLKVAQAIKVVYLAAIIFGSIGAAKTIWSFLDLALASILLPNILAVLLLSGKVKELKDEFFTSRKYYLKDVEDEKAS, encoded by the coding sequence TTGGAGAATTTCGTCGAATGGATTGAAAGTTTTTCAGCCTGGCTTTGGGGACCGCCACTGATCACCGTACTGGCCTTATCAGGGATTTATATGACCGTGAAGCTAGGTTTTTTTCAATTCAGGTATCCGATATATATCTTTCAGCAAACATTAGGAAGCATCTTCAAAAAGCCTAAAGGAGAAGGAACCGTCACCCCTCTGCAAGCATTGACCTCTGCTTTATCCTCCACCATTGGAGCCGCAAATATTGTTGGTGTTCCTGCAGCTATTATGTTCGGCGGACCGGGAGCCGTCTTTTGGATGTGGGTGATCGCCATTGTGGGCATGGCTCTAAAGTTTTCAGAGAGTGTATTGGCTGTTCACTACCGCGAGAAAAACGAGAACGGAGAGTTTGTGGGCGGACCGATGTATTATATGACCAAAGGCTTAAATATGAAGTGGCTGGGGATTTGGTTTTCATTCGCGTTAATGATTGAATTGATTCCAAGCCTGATGGTGCAAGGAAATTCAGTCGCTTCAACTGTGAAGCAAACCTTTGAGATTGATGGGCTGTACACGGGCATCGTGATCGCGGTGATTACCGCGCTAGTTGTTTTTGGAGGCATTAAAAGAATCGGAAAAGTGACAGAAGTATTCGTTCCAATTATGGCGCTCATTTATTTAGGCGGAGCATTTGCCATACTTCTCATTAATCTGGATCAGGTTCCTGCTGTATTGGAATTAATCTTTGTCCACGCTTTCCAGCCGATGTCAGCTGTCGGCGGATTTGCCGGCGCGGCTGTTGCTGAAACAATTCGCTGGGGCTTTGCCAGAGGGTTATATTCCAATGAAGCAGGACTGGGAACCGCACCGATTGCCCATGCCGCTGCCACAACCGATCACCCGGTGCGCCAAGGATTCTGGGCGATTATTGGAATTGTTATTGATACGCTCGTCATTTGTTCAGCGACCGCTTTCGTTATTCTTTCAACAGGAGTGTGGAAGCAAGGGGGAGCGGCTGATCAGACCTCCGCTTTAACGACCATTGCCTTTACGGAAAGTTTCGGTCGCTTTGGCAGCTATTTAGTCACCATTTCTTTAGTCTTCTTCGTGCTGTCCACGATTATTGTCGTTGTGTTCTATGGAGCGAAACAAGCGGAATTTCTGTTTAATTTAAAAGTAGCGCAAGCCATTAAAGTAGTCTATCTAGCGGCGATCATTTTCGGTTCAATCGGAGCTGCGAAAACAATCTGGTCATTTCTTGATTTAGCCTTGGCTTCCATTTTGTTGCCTAATATTCTGGCTGTGCTGCTATTAAGCGGTAAGGTAAAAGAATTGAAGGATGAGTTTTTTACTTCGAGAAAGTATTATTTAAAAGACGTTGAGGATGAAAAAGCGAGTTAA
- a CDS encoding alanine/glycine:cation symporter family protein, which produces MNQEKILAVLEKISGFIWGPPLLLLLVGTGIYLTIRLGFLQMKLLPYSLKLAFGKQQDKDSEGDISHFQALMTALAATVGTGNIVGVATAVIIGGPGAIFWMWLSAFFGMATKYAEAVLAVKYRVQDADGEMSGGPMYYLERGLKQKWLGVTFALFGAIAAFGIGNLVQANAVAGVVKSTFNVPAWITGVVLLAFTALVLLGGIKSIGRVTAFFVPIMAGFYLIAGIIILVMNISELPAAFRLIFTDAFSGEAVAGGAIGTVIRYGVARGVFSNEAGLGSAPIAAAAAKTDMPARQALVSMTQVFIDTILICSITGLTIVLAGKYNSGLEGSELTTASFEMFLGSAGSYVVALGLLFFASSTIIGWSYYGEKCFSYLFSKNVVKYYRIVFVAAVFIGAITSLKVVWTFADIMNGLMAFPNLVGIVGLSGVVIHETKHILKAIKEEKNKNMAA; this is translated from the coding sequence ATGAATCAGGAGAAAATTCTTGCAGTGCTCGAAAAGATTAGCGGGTTTATTTGGGGACCCCCACTTCTCCTTCTTCTTGTAGGAACAGGCATTTACTTGACCATCCGCCTAGGCTTTCTGCAAATGAAGTTGCTTCCCTACTCGCTAAAGCTGGCGTTCGGCAAGCAACAAGATAAGGATTCAGAAGGAGATATTTCCCACTTCCAAGCCCTAATGACCGCTTTGGCAGCCACCGTTGGCACAGGAAATATTGTCGGCGTAGCAACGGCCGTGATCATCGGGGGACCCGGGGCTATTTTTTGGATGTGGCTCAGCGCCTTTTTCGGGATGGCCACTAAGTATGCAGAAGCTGTGCTGGCCGTTAAATACAGAGTGCAGGACGCGGACGGTGAGATGTCAGGGGGGCCGATGTATTATTTAGAACGCGGATTAAAACAAAAATGGCTCGGCGTTACGTTTGCCCTGTTCGGGGCGATAGCAGCCTTTGGCATCGGGAATCTGGTACAGGCGAATGCTGTGGCCGGAGTCGTGAAATCTACGTTTAACGTGCCCGCATGGATAACAGGTGTCGTTCTTTTAGCCTTCACCGCCCTTGTACTGCTTGGGGGAATTAAAAGCATTGGGCGGGTGACCGCTTTCTTTGTGCCGATTATGGCAGGATTTTATTTAATTGCCGGCATCATTATTTTAGTAATGAATATCAGTGAGCTTCCAGCCGCCTTTCGTCTCATCTTCACAGATGCCTTCTCAGGCGAGGCTGTGGCCGGAGGAGCGATTGGAACGGTGATCCGCTACGGGGTAGCGCGCGGGGTCTTCTCCAACGAAGCTGGTCTCGGATCAGCTCCAATCGCTGCTGCTGCCGCTAAAACGGATATGCCTGCGCGTCAAGCGCTCGTTTCGATGACTCAGGTGTTTATTGACACCATTCTGATTTGTTCCATTACAGGATTAACGATCGTTCTTGCAGGAAAATATAACAGCGGGCTGGAAGGAAGCGAGTTAACCACCGCCTCCTTTGAAATGTTCCTCGGTTCAGCCGGCTCTTACGTCGTCGCTCTTGGTTTATTGTTTTTTGCCTCTTCTACGATTATTGGCTGGTCTTATTACGGAGAGAAATGCTTCTCTTACCTCTTTAGCAAAAATGTTGTGAAATATTATCGCATTGTCTTTGTGGCGGCTGTCTTTATCGGGGCAATTACAAGCCTGAAGGTCGTGTGGACATTCGCGGATATTATGAACGGGTTAATGGCCTTCCCTAACCTAGTAGGAATTGTCGGTCTTTCCGGGGTCGTCATTCATGAAACGAAGCATATTCTTAAAGCCATTAAAGAAGAAAAAAACAAAAACATGGCCGCTTAA